GAACAGTGTGTAAGTTAAATgtgtaattaaaatttaaatgttttagtatgtaataaacattcataatttaCTTTACATCTTAGAAGTTGATCCATTTTGTCTGAAGCACTTTGGGAGGATCTTTTTAATGAGCAAAATGGGGCAAATAATCTCACATTTGGTTATCTATATTCTTTATTAAAAAGCAGTAAACATATAAACGGCAGCTTATAAAACACATACTTTTACAAACGGCTGAGAGACCCCAAAAGATTTGGATTAGTATATTAATCTCAAGATGGTGACTGAGACCCACTCATTTACAGtaaaatgcttgtgtgtgtgtgtgtgtgtgtgtgtgtgtgtggtacctgtgtgtgcatattaATATCTGTGCTGTGGgtgtgtatagaggccagaggctgatgccAGGTGCTTTTCTTTGCCATTACTcgaccttattttctgagactggggctctcactgaacctggctaagctggctggctggcatgtTCTAGGGACCCGCCTGTCTCTACTgccccctagtgctggggttccagaccTGCGCTGCCTTGCTGGGCTTTCACAGTGGGTGCCGAGTATCTGGACTTAACGCCATCATTCCTGCGTAGCAAGCACTACCTCGCTGTCCAATAAATTAGTTCCACTTGACTGGTATTAGGGAGGGAAACAGGTCTCTAAATTAGCGTAATAAGACCATCACAGAAGTCTGATGAATCAATGTCTTAATGTGCACATGAGTCACAGCTTGGATAATGACGTTTTAAGAGACCCACGCATATAACGTCTGCCTCTAATTGTCAGCCATAAGCCAGAAATGATGGAACGTCAGAGGTACGAAGGGTGGAAAGAATTATCAGTTTTTAAATGCCTCTGCACCCACATCCCTATTTACGGCCAACACGTTTGTTAGCACGTGACTTTCTAAGATGCAGACAGCCTCTCCGGCTGGTAACTCGCGTGTCTAAAGGAATCGCAGCGGGGTGCTCCGACGGGACGTACCTGtacctctcctcctgcagggTCTGAGAGATGAAGCCATACTCCCTCTTGAACTGCACCTTCAGCGCCTCGATGTCCTCGGCCAGCTGGGCTTGGGTGTCCTTGatctccctcagctcctccaggaTCATGGCCAGCTTGCCCTGGCCGTCGAGCGTGCCGGCCCCCCCGGCCCCGAAGGACTGGTTCCCGTTGCTGTCCGCCGAGCCGGAGGTCCCGCTGGAGCACTCGTCATCGCTGCCGTACTTGGGTTTGTTCACGATGGTGGCGCTGCCCCCGTAAGCCCTGGCGCCGGCCTCGGGCCTGAACTCGTCCAGGGAGTTTTTCAAGTGGGCGATGTTGTCGGCGCTGCCGAACTTATTCCGGATCAGGTTGGCAAACTCCCTGGACTTGTTGAAGACAAACACCGGGGGCGTGAGGGACACCCCCGGCATGCTCGACTTACTGCTCtccaggcagtgggggcagttCGCGACTTCACGTGGGCATCCTTCAGCGAGTGGTGTATCTCCTTCAGGCTGTCCTTGGAAATGTCCTTGGAGCTCCTGGAGGCGCCGTTCTGCTCGATCTCCCTCAGCTTTCTGTGGTACTGCTCCAACTTCTTCTGCAGCTGGGCGATGGAGTGCGCCGACTTCTGGTTCTTCTTTTCGAAGACTTGCTTGATGCGCCCGGCCTGCTGCTTGTCCGCGCTGCTGACCAGCTTCAGGTACTCGGCGACGTTCCCATCGCGGGACGTCTGCTCGATTTTGATCTGCTCCGTCACCTTTAAGATCTTTTGTTTCAGGCTGTCCGTGTTGGGTTTGACCTTGTGGAAGTCCAGGATACCATCTGGGACATCGAAGTTGAGGTTGGTGTCTGAACCCCCTCGGCGTATGTTCAGGGGTAGGCTGAGGGTATTCATGTCATGACGTTCTACCTGCAGGGACACGAGAAACACGTTGACACCTGAAGCAAACGAGACATTCAGTGGGACAGAATTTGTTCACGCACATGGGGCACACACATTGTCCAACGGCCTGTGTCCACAGGATGGGCACTCTGTACTAATCCTCCCAAGCTTAAGAAGGTAGGTCAGCCCAATTCCTTCCTCCATCTGTGTGTGCTGTAACTGCCTGGATGTGAAATCCTATCTCCAGTGTAGCCCATTTGCCATCTGTCGGGGGGCCAGGGTAGAAGGCGCATAATGGAACGAGGAACCCAGTCAGTTCTGGGTTCTCCAGTACTCATGTAATTTGGGAGGCTTGCTTCATTATGAGTGGTGCCTCTAATACAGAACCAAGTCAtttaacaaaaaaggaagaagaagaaggaggaggaggaggaggaggaggaggaggaaggaggaagaagaagaagaagaagaagaagaagaggaagaaacaactTTAGCAGATACATCCATcgagaaaattatttttcaaatagaaCCATTAAGCAGATGTGACAGAACTGTATGGTGCATGATTAACTTTGATAATTGCATAATGTAACAGTATCTCTATAAGGAAACAAATAACTCCAAACTACAACCACAATGATTAAAACAAGCGAACAGATGATCatatagtggttctcaaccttcctagggctgtgaccctttaatacagttcctcatgctgtggtgacccccaatcacaaaattatttcattgctacttcataactgtaattttgctactgttatggaccataatgtaaatatctgatatgaaggataGCTGATCTGGGctcccaggttgagaaccactgtgataACACAAAGATAACATGACGCTGCTTTTACATTCGCAGGTTGTCCAGACTAAGAACTATAAAGCAGTATTGGGCATCGTGGTCAGGGTCAGAAGTTTGTGCTCTACAAGGGAAGGTCAAAATCAGACCGCACACTAAGTGTGCAGATGTGTTCACAGGGATTATCTTGTTCGATCCTTATGACCAAGCTAGGCATGGATCATGCCAAAGCCACACACACGTAGAAAAAGTGCTGCAGAGCCAGGGTTTGAATCCAAGCTGCCTCTCACCCTACTAATCTGACACTGTCCTCAGAGGATGAAAAATGAGCCACTGGAGAGGCTGACTGCATCTCCAATTACAATATCTAAACTAGAACATCTCAGTCGTTAACATCCCCTCGATAAGAATAATGCCTTGATGTTACCCAACAGGAGACAAGGCAATATTTGAGGAAGTTACTCCTTCCCACCCTATAAAAGGACCAGTAAGCTAGTAGCAAAAGGTTAGTAAGGAATGAGACAGACAGACCTCACAGTGTCTGAGTGACCCCAGACAGACCACGTTCAACATGAGTATGAAGTCGGCCACCGTCCTAAATCCTGCCCTGGTACCTCATCAGGAAGAAGCAATTCTGACAGGAGGCAAAGGTCAGCATATGAAGTCTCTGACAAAATCTGTACAAATTTATCAGTGTTCCCTCTCGGCCCCTCTTCCTACACACAGGTGCCCTTCCACATTGCTTTTTTCTGGTGGGAGAGCATCATGAAGGGTCACGAAAGTCAGGCTGGAAGGAAGTAAACGCCAAATCACTGTGAGACTCGAAAACAAGATGTGtataaaaagagaacagagaaaccttggctTTGGTTGCTCAGGAAGGAGGAGTATCCGGTACACGGTGATCTTCGAGGTGGTCACGGGAGAGCCCTCGGAAGCCATGTACCCATGGCTCATTACCGAACCGGAACAGCGACGGGTCCAAATGAGAACAGCAGCAAAGATGAAACCCAGAACCTGCTGATTTGCCACAGACAGGGCAGTTCACGGGGCTGTACGGCCAcgaggctgggaattgaacgtcACAGGAGATAACAGATCTGATCACACTTCCGAGGCACAGACTTGGACTTCCGAAGACCCTCCAGCGGAAACCACACCTCCCAGCCACTGCGAGGCCCCAGCTCACCTTTGAAGCCTCAGTTGACCTTGAGGGATGCCATGTATCCCAAGTGAGCCAGTCCGCAAAGAGCGGAGAATGTGAGCATCCTATGGACGGTCTTACAGTGTCTGCTGCTCATCTACCTCTGATCAACATCCTACCGTGCTTCTGAGGGCCACTCAAATGCCTTTTCCCTAGCTTCCCCAGGGCCGGGAGAAGCTGATTCATTCTGCCAGCCTTCTTGCTGCCCTTTTATCCTGTGGTCCTACTTAATCCTGCTCTTATTGCTCATCGGCAGGAGAGTGGAGCAGGAGAGATGACGTCACCGCTGTACCCAGCCTTGGCCAGCACTTCCTTTATTCACAAAGGGTTGTCAACAACAGAGCCACTAAAATGACATCATTCTTTATTTCAAGGAGTCTACACTGAAGTCATTCAAGTTACCGATTCATAGAATAAAGAACGTAGCCTCAGGTGTTCTGGCCATGTAGCCCTGACATTTCCAGGTAGAACTGTTTCCCAGAACCCTGGTCGTTCCAAACAGATTCAACTAAAAAGAAACCCGAATATCGCCGTgtgacaatacacacacacatccaataaGGGTTTTCAATCTTTAAATGAAGTGTAACTTATACTTAGGTAAGATGCCAGTATGTAAAACATGAACATTTACAATCTGAACATGTTGTGGACTTGTTGTTTAAACTGTTAAAATGAAGTTTAAAGCAAGCAGAAGCACTCCTGGGCCCTGTCAATCAAGGCTACATTACTCTTCCCCCCAGAGGAATCCCAGCAGTGTCCATTGGCTTGGTCTATTTACACGacattcttggttttttttttttttttgcccaaccCTGTTTATGATTCCGTAAGCACTTGCTCTTGCTCTCTTAGAATCCACAGATAAGATCAAATAAAGTTATATAAGTACATAAAACAACTGACATTCTTTTTTGGGGATTCCCTTACTATATCTGAAGAGAAATGTTTGATGGTTTACCTGGAAAAACTCATCAATAAGTCACCACCTGCTCATCCTTCTCCAGCTCTCCACACCCCTGGGCTGGTCAGTCACCGAGGTAGTCCCAAGGCAATGGGCCGGGTTCTTTTAAAGGCTGCAGATCCGGGGCAGCCTTATCTACAGAGACTGTTGTTTACTCCCAGGAGGCGGATCGACTTCTGCcttactttaaatttgtaacaatGTTTGGCATGTCCTCAAGACTCTGGGTTGGGGAAAGCCAACAACACTTACAGCTCAAATCTGTCAGCCTTAACTGCCTGTCAGCAAATCTCAGTTAAAAAATGTCTGAAGAGGGGCAGAGCTGTTTGGGGGTGCACATTTTGGTCTTTTATATAAAGCCTGACCATTGCGCAGATAACTGAGGGCCAGGTATACATTGCTCATTGCCCACAGATTTCCTGGGGGTCAACTGAGGCAAATCGTATGTGTGAGGAAGAGAGCTGAAGCCGGCCAGCCCTGCATGGCTTATCTTGGAATTGGCCCCGGCCCCTGGATGATGCAACTTGCTTTCAGAATTAGTGGGAGGAGGTCAGAGGTTCCCAGATCACCTGCAGTTAACATGTATATGGGCTGTGTGCATGAGGGAATGTGGGTTTGTTCCAGCACTGATGTGTACTAGCTACATGCTTTTGGGTAAACTAAGTCACACACGTGGGATTCTATCACCCAATCTGCAGAATGGGGCGGCGGATAGAAACAAGGGTGAACGTTGCATCATATGAGGAAATACGGCACACTGCAAATTGAAGTTGGCAATGGTAGAGTCCAGACTGAGGGCCCTGGAGGCAGATTTTACTCCTTCATCTTACCCCTTTTCCTTACAGACTGCACAGCCTCTGAAAACCACTTaacctctccctgcctccatctcctcctctgcaAAATGGACTTACAGATTCTCtagagaagggctggggagatgacttacTGGGTAAGGGTGGTTGCTgttcaagtgtgaggacctgagttcaaatcccaagcacCCATTCAAAAAAAATGCAGGGTAGggctgtgcacatgcatataccccGTGCCGTGGAGCGTGTGGAGACTAGGAGATACTGGGGCTCCCTGGTGTCTAGCCTAGCGCCGGGTTTAGTGAAAAgcccctgtctcaagggaatacaGTGGGGGAATAAATGAGCAGGATAACCAAAgttctccacacatgcacacgcatgcgtgcacatgcacacacgcacacacacacacacacacacacacacatgcacacatgcacacacacacacacacatgcacacgcacatgcacacatgcacacacacacacacacacacacacatgcacacgcacacccatgtgcacatgcagtaTTTTCCAGGCGCTGTGAAGAATAAATAGCTAGCACACAAAGCACTGCAGAACCCTGGTACACAGAATGTCTTCCATCAGTGTTTTCTGTCCATCTCCCCAATTTCATTTAAAAGCATACTTTTATGTAAAATGTGCAAGAAAAACAAGCACCTTTGTATTAACAACGGCTATTTTTACAACGCGGGGGTAGGAGGGGTCATTCTTTATCATGCTCCTTCTGTGttatcccattaaaaaaaaaaaatttcaagccaATGTAACATTGTTTTGGCAGGAAGAGTGGCTGTTTTTAAAAAGGACGGCTGACTCTTCCCGTCCTCCCACAACGCCCTGGCCGTTATTGCTTGGATAAAAGGCAGACCACCGAGCATCCTCGTGAAATACCATTCCTAATTGTGTTTTCTTCCGGTGGCGGCAGCCGaaacatgtccactgtcaccctcaGCGTTCTGGAACAAAGGCTGAGGAAAAGGCGAAGCCCTGGACAGACGTCAAAACCTGACCCTGAGTCATCTCGGCAGCGAATCAGGCCTCTTGAGCAGCGTCCCAAGGTAACTCACATCCACCCTGACTTCTGGTACAACGTGGTCCTTAGGCGTGAGCTCAGCACTTAGGCTCGCTGCTGCACGTTTACCTCTCTGGTCCCTACAGGAAGAGAACGGATGTGCAAGGACACCCTGGAAACCCAGGCAACAGACCCAGAAGGAGCAGGGCGCTCCTGTGTATCCTCTATAGTTAACATGTAATTTGTCCCAGAGGTCCCCAGGGGTCCATGTCCCGGTGCCGAGGTGGCACAGCCATGAGAGGAAGCCTTTGTGGTTCTGCTGTCATGGACAAAGTCACAGCTATGCTGACTTCTCAGAAGTACGTTTCCTCACTTGGGAGCGAGTTGTTAAAGGCAGGGCCACCCGGAATTCTCGGCCCCTTCTGCACACGTCGGGTTCCCTTTCTGCCCCTCTGCCTGCCACCTTCTGATGCAGCTGGTGGTGGCGGGACTCACCAGCAGGATGCTGGGGCCACGCTATTTGGACTCCTGATTTGCTCCATTATCACGGACCAAGCAACCAACCGACGATGGCCTAAGAGATCCCTAAGAGACATGGACTGAGGCTCAGAATTGCAGATACCTAGTCAGCTCAGAAAAACAGACGGCTAGTAACTGTCTATTTAGTCCCAAGGCCAGGCACAAGAGACCTCTGCCACAGAAAGGTAGCCTGAATTGGGACACACAAGGAAAGGGGCAGGTCCTTCCGACAGGCAGCCACTTCTACAACAATGGGTATTTCAGGGCACCTAAGGGTGCAGATTTACACCCAGGCCACAAGGGGCAGCATGATCAGAACCCAAGAGTTTTGAGGAGCCCCCCGTGGCCAGGTATCTCATCACTCTTAGTGTTCTTGACTGTTTTTAACTTGGCTCAGCTGACTTCCACGTTTCCGGTCTAGAGTAAAGGCTGTTCCTACAGTGTGCCAGCCGGGATATGCAAGCCTTTGCCATGGCAACAGTGTCAAAATCTCAGCGGCTCCCCCCTCCTGCAccccccatttctttctctctctctcggtcTATTTCTTGCTCATTCCAGCCGCTCAAGTCAGCTGTAAGACCCAAGCAGTGCTGGAACCTATACCATCTGGGGTGCCATGGAGTTGTTCACCACCAGCTCCTTACGCGTCTCCCAGAGAGACACGCCGTCGGTGTCTTGCTCCACAAATCACGCGTCTCTATGACTCCTGGGGACAAGGAAGCATTATCCCACTTCAAGCCAAAGAAGGACAAAGTCACCTCAGTGACACATACAGGAGCTTATCTGTGAAACACTCTCTGAGGTAGATTCTACCGTTGATACTGATTTCGCAAACGAGGGAACCAGGCACCGAGAAGTTAAGTCAGCACCGAGAAGTTAAGTCAGTAACAAGACAGAAGTCCAAGCCTTCTTCCTCTCGAACTTGTTTCCCTAACAGGACTGAGTACGTCTGTGTGAATTAGGCACAATGCTAAAGCTTCTTAAGCGCCCATATATCTTTCACGCTAGCCCTCTTTTATGAGAACACTGAGgcttacaaagaaaatatatgtcGCTTGAAGCCCATGGATAACACACAGTTTAACTGGATCTCAACTTGGATTTATGAAATACTCAAAGCTGattgtataaaaaaaataaaaaacttactCTGCAGTGCTGTTAACATGGCTGCCTGAGCTTGTGTGGCTGGGCTTCAGTGAGAATCTCGTCAGAAAATTTTCCTTCATCACCAATTCTGGACCTGTCACTTTCCAGTAAGAGGTCTGCCAGAGCCCTGGTGTGGCTTTCTGGCATGTCCCCATCTCAGGCTGGACCCATGTCATAAAATATGAGCAGTGGTTTAGGCCAAATGATTTTATGAGGACTAAAAGTTTATTGCTTTTATGGCAACAATACCTGAACATTTATAGTCACTGAGAGAAAAGGATGAGaagtataaaagaaagaaaggaatgtaagggatg
This is a stretch of genomic DNA from Peromyscus leucopus breed LL Stock chromosome 18, UCI_PerLeu_2.1, whole genome shotgun sequence. It encodes these proteins:
- the Tmcc3 gene encoding LOW QUALITY PROTEIN: transmembrane and coiled-coil domain protein 3 (The sequence of the model RefSeq protein was modified relative to this genomic sequence to represent the inferred CDS: inserted 1 base in 1 codon), which encodes MPGSDTALTVDRTYSDPGRHHRCKSRVERHDMNTLSLPLNIRRGGSDTNLNFDVPDGILDFHKVKPNTDSLKQKILKVTEQIKIEQTSRDGNVAEYLKLVSSADKQQAGRIKQVFEKKNQKSAHSIAQLQKKLEQYHRKLREIEQNGASRSSKDISKDSLKEIHHSLKDAHVKSRTXPHCLESSKSSMPGVSLTPPVFVFNKSREFANLIRNKFGSADNIAHLKNSLDEFRPEAGARAYGGSATIVNKPKYGSDDECSSGTSGSADSNGNQSFGAGGAGTLDGQGKLAMILEELREIKDTQAQLAEDIEALKVQFKREYGFISQTLQEERYRYERLEDQLHDLTELHQHETANLKQELASAEEKVAYQAYERSRDIQEALESCQTRISKLELHQQEQQTLQTDAVNAKVLLGKCINVVLAFMTVILVCVSTLAKFVSPMMKSRFHILGTFFAVTLLAIFCKNWDHILCAIERTIIPR